DNA sequence from the Plodia interpunctella isolate USDA-ARS_2022_Savannah chromosome 19, ilPloInte3.2, whole genome shotgun sequence genome:
GGATTTGGATTTATTAAAACCCCGCGGCACcccaaatattaataacattattttaataaaataagagtaTGTAGTAGGTAGGTGTGGAGTTCGAtctacataggtacctattacacTACAGCTAGCAGCGTATAGATacgaatacaatacaaaagcATACTCACCTACTCCAAGACGTAAACTTGTGAAAAAGAGCATATTTTAGCAGCAGgaataatatgtattgtcCGACCGAACTATGGAATCGTGATGATGTTTAGCCGAAACCTTTGAATATCTAATCTTTTTATTACTAGAACATTATATTAATCTATGTACACAGTACATTGATTCAATTGGTGGCAagagattaaatatataggtaaattttAAGGACAATGATAGcacttcaatattaatttttagacatttattaatttccccGAAAAtgcatgataataatataaaagaactTAAATACCTTCCTAAGCTAACAGTCAATACTTCTTGAAACACTGATGTGCTATTAGAGacaactttttgtaaaaagtatattatacaattattatgttgGTGTATAATAGTAATCAGGTAATCCACCATACATACCACCagagaataattaaaatagttttatgctaagtattattgttataatgacAAACAGAGAATTTCATCAATGATTCCaaaaacaacataaaagtaacacacattttatttgttcataataataatttttccaaGATATTCTTGACAAAATTGTTATCAATTTTgccaatttgtttatatatcaTTTAGGCACTGGATTatctaaacaataataaactttattttggcAAATCCAATGGTGTTTCGGAaatcattgataaatttatctataatttatgCGCTACTAAATACTTCATAGATATTTGCCCCAAGCAATTTCAATTTGTCATTGAGAGTCAACTGTTGCGTCAGTAAATCTGGAATGTTAGTGTTATCCCTGCAGGTATTCTTGGTGATGAGCTCATTTACCACTGGCAGAAGCTTCACGAAATGTAACTCCACCTTATTTATATCTACAAAAGGCTCCAAGGGAGCCCCTAATTTTAGAGCTCCATTAGTTACAACATGCTCATTTAACTCCAAATCGTTTTTGGTGATAGGAGTTGATTTTGTGACAAACAAATTTGCTACTTCATCAATTACAGATGAAAAGCTCCTACTGACTGATGTCATAGCAATTGATGTCACTTCCTCACTTTCTAAAATATCCATTGTCTCCTTTACAATAGTGTCCAATTTTGCTTCATTTATTTCCACATGACCCACTAGATAATGAACCATATTCTTGACAGGATTACCTTCAGTTGTGTCTGTGCATAGAATTGTTTGTATAGACCAGAACATTTGCTCCACTTCCTGGAGAGTAATCTTTTTCTTCAAGGAAACAGGTTCCACAACTCTCTTAACAGCCTTCTCAATTTGTTTGATCAAATCCTCTACTCCCGGTCCAACAAAGTGGTGGCATAGAGACAAGTACTTGGCTTGCAGCTCACTATCTATAAGAGGTTCATCCTCATGCACTGAGTCCTTGTAAAGGTACCCCCCTATCACATTAAGCTGCACCCTTAAGGTCACTTGTAATATGCACAGTGCATACACAAGAACACAGATTCTTGTAAAAATCATTATCTTCAACTGTTCCCATAATGCCAACTTGTTGTCCGGATTCTCCTGCAACTTCTGAACTATGTCTTCAGTGTTTAATACCTTCAAAATGCTCTCAGATACTATTTTTGACAGAGATAAAATTGTTTGGTTGCAAGTGCGCTCAGTGCTCTCAAAGTGTTGCTTCTTTCGAGTCATTTCAAAGAATTTCTTGGCCTCTTTTTCCTGCCATGCTCTGAGTCTCTTCTGAGCATAACTTGTCAGTAAGTACAGACCTCCAAACACCGCACCGGTGATAATAAACTTCCTGCGATGCCGGTGCAGAAAGTTTCTAATACTAGAAAACATTGtgagttattatattatactgtgATCTGATTATTGGAATTCAAGGCGCGATTCTGACCTGTATTTGGTTGTGCTCATGAGACGCTTGGTAATGAAAGTGGTAGCATCAATGAATCTTTCCACGCAGTTCATTATGCATACTTCAGTTTTTGTGTCCATCCGATTGGAAGGACGTCCCATACATGTGTCCCAGCATGTGTCAGTCAAACCGTGAACCAGTACCTGAAATGTGCGAcacaactttattattttgagaTAGAAGACTTTCTttggttttttaaaaatataaaacacttaGGAATgttttaggtacctatcttAATCAATACTTTACAGATCTATGTTACGACATGTCTGATCACATTTATGGGTGTtatgtttcatacaaaaataggTTATCAACTCTCATAATTCTGAGTCATTggtatcaaataattttataatacataacatgttttgtatttctatttaattagAGCAAAAATTTGctacctactaatttaatCACTTCTTCAGTTCATTATATGCAAAATGATTCGTCACTGAAATAATTCTACtggtacaatataatattagctactaattaattttgaacaaacaccaatataatttttatacaaattatatggTAAGTAAATCAAGGTAATTGCCGCAGCAAGGGCAAAGGTCGACAGATACATTGTTAATGAATCCACTTAGTTCAATCCGTTGATCTatgtaatcaataaattaacttaaagACATACTAAAACTGATTGAAACTAACTTGAAAACGTTGCTTTTGCGTTTCGGCTAGGATAAAATCTTGTAACTGTGGGTCGACACTTTCTGTTTCGCTCATAATCAGACTACCAATGAATACAATTAAGCACTTGCCGGaaatacaaaaactattagttttattaaataaacggaatcaaaaaaaaattacgggCATTTTGTATATGGGTACCTACACCgagaatgaataaattttcatccaaatcagaaaaagatccaTTCGTCATACATTGTCAATGTCAGTTACTAAATGTCAATGAAATAATTGGTAAAATGACagtgacaatattttttttcattcaaaaatactaaaaaggCCCATTCATTTGGTTGGTTCGTATTTGCTTTCCGCCGCGGTCGATTCTTTATGTAGTATAGGGATGTCATCTTAAATGCCGATGGATGTGTTGGTTGCGTAGACAGCTACGCAACCAACACATCCATCGCAGCAGTTTTGATATCATTTTATGCACGATCATTAAGCTTGGTTGGcgaactttataattttaaagctgCATCCAgtttcatgtaaaatatttttttttcctggTAATTGTTATGTCAAAGTTGTCTAATTTGACAGACGTGACTTGCCAATGTGCCGGAAGATATTGcacaaagttttaaaaatattttcttttttcttctctacgtgtaactaaaaattacaatttcagAGACATGGCAGAAAGCAATATTTGGAAATTTATAGACGAGTCGGAATTAAGTGAGTACACACTGATAGTACCAAGCGTAGCAGTTGGAAATGTTGGTCAATTGGCGTGCGACCTTCTTATTTCTTCATTGGATATGAAGAAAATAGCTTCCTTGTACAGTCCAGCATTGATTCCTGTACTGGGATATGACCCTTATGATCTAAATTCAGATAATCTTTCCAGTTGTTGTGAAATTTACAAATCTTCTTCCCGGAATCTAGTTGTTTTACAGTTAAGAGCTCCTCTTGTTTACAAATATGCAAGGTCCTATCTGGAGGACATAGTGCAAAAATTTCAAGAGAAAGGAATTAAAGATGTTATTATACTGACAAGTAGTTATGCTCATGAGAAGAAGCATATACTAACCTCTCCATTTAGATATATTGCCAGTGAAACAAGTCCACACAAAAGCAagattaaaacattaaattggCAGGAACATGAGTTTGTGGATACatctgtcaaaatatatggTGGAGGGTTTGCATCATTGTTGTATGATATCTGCTTGAATAACTCGGTGCCTTGTTTGATTTTATACAAGTATTCTTCAGAGGGAGACAACATTCCAGATGCAtatgaaatgataaattatttgtcttCAATTGTAACTTTGTTTTCTCAGAAAAGTGATGTTGTATCTCAGTTGGTACAACCAGTATCTTGGAAGCTCTTATTTGGGCGACCACCACCTACAGATATTTATTGAACATGTTATTTTGGTAAAGATATTTTGAAtcctaataaatgtttttttttttactttttatgatgTTTTAACACTCTTGTGTGTGTCAGTATAATGGTCTTATAACTATAAATgatcatattcatttatagttataagaccattatatgaaatattagtACATTAGtggttttataaattcaaaatgtgTTTCATTAAAACTCGTCTAATATTGGTGTGTTGACATACCTAATCTACTTTACAATTGCTCTCTGTCTTGTATCGTGTGTATGTTGAAAACTTCGGCCTTGTATTCATGTAACAAAGTAAACAATTGCATATAATGTTCCCGGCTGTGATCCCTTGAAGCCAGGGATAggcataaaaaaattgaaactgaagctgatatttttatttttgcaaccGGCCACCTACCTGACGCCTCTGATtaagaatgctattgttgcctatcagcaaGCTACCTAGGCTATATATCCCTAGTTGCCATGTTCTATATTAATGGGAGGAAACCAACCTAACATTTAATTCTTTAACTGTCTTATTCTTTAcaataggtaataataattcttgtaggaagaattaaaattgctaccagtacatatattttttagatcaAAGTTTGCTACCTCGGTTTATAGCTAAATTCTATGGCAAACGTAAATTACACGAACGTGACATAAAAGCAGTAAGTAACGTTAAGTAAAATACATGTCTCAATGATTTTTCAGTGGTATTGCTTATTGTAGTGTTAATAAGGACCACAATTTAAACAACATTGGGATACGATTGTGACTTATCCTAAGCAGAATAGCCGCTCTGGTGAGCGTATAGTTTGCTAGAAACAACAAACAGTCAGTTCGAGTGGCCTCCCGGGACAAGACTGTGATACAACTGCAATGAGTGGCAGCGTTTCGAACTGACTAGAAGCTATCGTGGCGATGTGATACAACTTTAACGACTGTCGTTAATACAAATAgcatataagtaggtactgaTATTAAGGGACATGAGTAATCCTGGAGTGAAAGGATATATCAAGCTTTATAATGGAGCTATCGCACaaatctgaaaaattaaatgcataATCCTCACATATTACCTATACAAATAATTCGCCCTATCGCGTATATTGTTCTGTATGAACAagataaactcacaaactaccggacggagtTTTGTACgggtttcaccaatagatattgtgatttctgaggaaggtttagttaagtgtataatatattatggttttacccgagcgaagccggaacggaccgctaatacctatatagaaaTTACACGATTTCTTACGTCCGAAAGTAATGAAAATCCCCATtcactttaatattattgaccgagcgagcgaaacGACCGAGGTCcaaacattctacttggggcaaaaatacattttttatatgtatgtatataagtttgtaacgcgataactttcgaaccgtttttcgtctgattttgatgaaatttgaaaggtatataggatctgttaatagaattttcaagTTCGCGGGGCATCagaatcggttaagtcgttttttaatttttttatactactaagtAGGCAAataggcatgcggcccacctgatggaaagcggtcaccgcagcctaagGACGCCTGTAacatattcacaattttgtaaaaacttatcaaaaagtcattgtgttcgcgagatcgaagttcgtggcgaacaactagttaataaatatacctaataggTACGGCTTTCCTCTGGAATAACTTCTAGTGTCCCAAATTGGAGTCGccatttaatgttttatagagATAGcgacactaaaaataaaattacagttaCGATAGGACTTTAGAAGGGATTGCGAGCCGTAGGTACTAAGTAGTAAGTAATGTTGGGTTATCGTTTTAGACTTTATGAACCAAATGTACCTAACGTTCATTTCTCCTGTAATGCTGTTAGGTCAATCCTCTTTTGGGATTTAATATTCCCTACCTAGAAAGATACCTTATCTTGTAACATAACACAGATACATTACATCCAATCCGTCAACTAATCAGATTGCATTTTTACCAACCGCAAGTAATTACCTAAAAACCAAATAAGGAAACGTGACGAGCTTTTACCTAATAgtacttactttattttagAGAACTATCCTTTATTGTTGAATAGGTTCAAATTTTCCCTCAATGAAAACTCATATTTTCTAGGAAGATTTATCTTTACGTCACCACATAAAATGTTCCGTAATGGTTGACCCTTGCCAGTATTTTCCCCCATTTCGACGGTAATGGCAGCTTGcgactttaattaaatttgcgGATAACTACTCACTCTGATAATCTATCAATTTGCAAGGccttattttaatcattttatttggaaCCCTAATAAAGCAGAGAATTTGTGGATAGTAGCTCCCTAACGGAAGAACCGATTTAGATTTACTTtcgtctttatttatttaaaaggtgACTTGTGCTTTCTAAGCTACATTGattcaattttatcatattttatgtttttttagtaCAACCCCTACATAGCCATTATtgaatacatacctattttaaatatttgtagttCGACACAAATACTTGATGTGTATGAAGGCCATAAACGGCGTTAATAGTGTTGCACGCTGTAAAACACGAATGATCACATTGTAACACCGTATACTTATATTACCGCAACTTTTATCGCTATTAACCTAGTTTTGTTTTCCCTTTAGCTGATATAAACtttcatcattattttcttcattaacGAACCTGAACTAGTAATGAAAGCGTAGGTTTTAAGCTTCTTTATGGCTCCAAAGAGAAAGAGAATAAACGCTATTAGTTCGATGCCAGTAAAAGAactaaaagttaaaacttcTTTACAATAAACTTGTGACTGCAGCAACAAGATAAAAACTAAAGTTCTACGTATTTTAATAGTGAAgcgttatttataatacttagtgAAGTCCTAAGTTGGAATCATACTCGTGCCGTGCCACATGCCAATCGAATTGATATATTAAGTATGAAAGTTTGCGTTATTTCACCAATGCAATAATGAAATGCTAAgaataattaagtacttacgtaaacaaatactttattaCTTCCATGCATTGGTCTGAATGTCtacatgtattttaatttcaaataatgtgCAGTTTCAAAACTTTCGAGAATGTACAAAAAAGGTCAAGAAAAATTTGGGAAAtgcacaattttatttaaagggcGAAGGTTTCTACTACAGTACAGAAGGTTTTTAGTACAGTGACTTTTTGGGCGGCACTAGCTCGGGTGTATCAacactttttaatattgttttcatttacctaagtataaaattatataatgacAGACTGACAAATGGGATAAAATAATTGCTTGCTACTGATATTTAAAACGTTTCATAAACTGGGTTTCATAAACCCAGCGTATAAATGTAAGATGACTCGTACGAATCTGTGAATTGCTTTCAGGGAAAAATGAACCCCCGGGATGGCAGCCCGtaaaaagtaggtaataaagagggacaataaaaataaacattacgaTAGCTTCCACTCGGTGAGCTTTTTATCGCGTTATATAAAGCTTTATGAATTGAATAGCTGCACGGGTTGAAGAGATATATTAACAGTACAGTCTTCtgcatacttattttaaaatatattttgactagGTTTAACCTTCGGTTTCGCCCGCTTATTGatttgttagaaaatattttgttatttttgcatgataggtacctataaaatttttactatACTATCTACCTATCGTAAATAAGAACAGGTAATCATATGCGAAACGATTCATATGTAAACGGAATCTCCCATGTCGAAAAGGAGGGGGTGAAGCGAGTAATTTCATGATAAATTGCCCTTATCTTTCATTCGGTATCGCAAATCTCACTCATCGCACTGCGCACCGACTGTGTTACCAACTCCTGGAATTGTTTAGCTACCTACCGCTGAAATGTCAACGTTTCTCAAAAtcgttgaaaataatttcgatgaaatttgagaCAGGGGTAGAATACGAAGAAATAGGTAGTAGCTGAAATAGTAGTACATTTAATACCTAATTTCCCTCACGGGTATGAAGCCACAGGGCACAGCTAGTTTATATGACAAAATGCAGcagttgattttaaataaacctaAAGGGACGACTCAAATGCTAAAACTTTctcgttatttttaattatatgtatacgcAATGTATTCTATAGTCTGTTCGATATATTTGTAACAGTAATTAGTTAAGTTTGATtgggtttttaaatatttaagtaatatgttattatttttctacataACTGTTTatttcccaaaaaaaaaaatgaaatccCACTTGagcgtatttatttatccccTGTATTTGTGGGGAAATCCTGTAAGTTGGTAACCCTACGCGCCGCTACCGCCACTGCTACTCGGTAATACCGCTCATCTTGCCGtgtatttatcatcatcatctcttAAATCCCTGAACGAAATTATTGATAGCATCACTTTATTATTGCTGAAATATTATCCGAAGTGAAGAGGGATCTCACgggttgtatatatataatatttccaaaataaaattttatttcgttcgAATTTGTTCGTCATgtagatataaatacattttttataagtaggtacgttATCAAAGgtgcaataattaatttaggcGCCAGTATATCTTAGAACAAAGTCGAAGGAATCGTCTGGTGATAAATCCAGttcaaacattaaaatgtcTATGTACTTACTTCctaattcatataataattaattacaacgTAATTATATTGCGGGGACTTGGTAACTATAATGAACATTTTCGAGTAAAAAACACTACATCACTTCGTGATTCGTTCGTAgtgttaattatgtttttttttttgtgtttttttatttttgtagtgtTATTTCTACGTGACGTATAAAACCCTTTAATTTGAAGAGATGAAAATCGCTTGTTCGAAACCATCAAGTTTCACGATAACTGATCTTCAGTCTAGGTTCTACTTGATTGTATCACTGGATCTCTATGTTTGTGATATTTATCTaacaacatattttgtatgtttgtaacgtgATAACTTTCgtaccgttggtctgattttgataaaatttaaaaggttaAAAGGATATatgaatagaatttttaagttcgtggggcatcaaaatcgttcagtcgtttttgaaacattcacaattttgtaaaaatgtattgtgttcgcgaggtctaagttcgcggcgaacaactagtatatagtataaacctattagataaataagatttttatttcacataactATCATATGCATGTGCTAGCGAAAGTTACTATTTTAGTGGCAGATCTGACTAAACATAGCCTTGAAATTTACCTAAGTAATAACACTATACTTTGAGTATAGAGAGGTAGTATAGAGTTGTATTTCGAATTCAGCTGGTTTTcttgatagaaaaaaaatatcgctacgtaaaaaatacatacgcTGTATTCAATTCAGTAAATATCTCAAACCGTTTATTTAAGACATATTGTGATCGATTTTAGCATAAACAACTAACACAAAACGTAGCGAACGTTTTAAAGCAGGTCAGTGAGTCAGAATGGGGGCAAACGAGTGGAAACGCTGCGATTCTTTAATTGATTCGATCCTAGATTGTCCAGCCCTAAACAAGGCGAATACTCTAAAGTGTAGGTACTGTATCATAGGTCCGACCCCTTGTGGGGTATTTCTCGATAGACCAGGGGCTTAATATTATCTTTTCTCCAATAGTATGTTctcaaattttataagtaataatttcgaaataataaattacaatcgTTGTAATGTTCATGTATAAACTTAGCCTATACATTgttcaaaaagttaaatttgtatgtactGCACGTACCCATATGTAAAAGAACATAGTATTATAAGCGAAACTTAACGCTAATATTGCATGGCTGTAAGGATAGACTGTTGAAACTATTGTATGTGCGATCTCCTTGTACCTACTACACAGTTagtgcaataaagatattagagtttgtatttaattatagcCTTGATAGTTTCGATTACTTACGAATTTCAAGAGGTAACATTCTGTACGTAAATGTAACAAATTCTGTGTCTCAGATGAACGACCATTTTTAACCGGaccttttgtttaaaaaatgaagaCCGTCGTCGGCGGGGCCCCTAAACAAAACCCTTTTACACCCACCAACGGGGCTTTTAGGAATGTTGTGAATTAAACAACGAAAAATTCGTGAATTTTAATGAGTATTTATTTTCGCTTTTGACTTTTGTATTCGCAGAGATACCACTGCGGCCGAAAGTAGTGCTTTGAGCTTTCTCATTTTCCCGGGGTGCtgctgtgggaatttcgggataaaagtgaCCAATGGGCTGttccaaattatattataccggtggtaaatatgaaatgtcatcaaaatccgttaaaAATTTGTAGAGAAAGAGATACAGACAATAACAACTCTTGCTCaataaaattacgtaattattGATCATtagttatgtaattttatatttgttccaAAACTATTTGCATGCTATGACAATGTCTGAACAAGCgatctatattttgttaaaccATCTCATATTATGTGTTTgtctttaaaaacaaaaaaaaacactcatTCGTTCATTGAGTTTAGGTATAATAGATATTTGTACGATTGTAGGTATAGAGATTAGGAAGAAGGATTGCAATGCAATAAACACCAttctatatcctcccgtggatatcaGATAGGAACGGCCTGGAAATGATAGCTAAAAGACCACAACCACAACAGCATtccaatataaaatacatttatttttacccggACTCTGAGCTTCACACGAGAATAATGTTTTGCACAACAAACTTATTTCATAGCACATAGTATCGCTGACCGcgcttataaaaatatctgctTATGGCTGATAGGGCTGCGTTGTTTTTATGGGACTATAAAGAATTCGCTCTGAAGGCGATAACGCGCTATTTATAACACTTTACTTCGGGCGATCATTGCCGCGATACTACTTACCCTTCTATACATCATATTTTATGTCTGTTCACCAAGCCATATACCGACAATACAATACAGTTTTTATCATCAAGTTTCtatgataatattgtaattacatatattgattTACGAATAGTGCAGTCGAACGCATATTCTTTCATTTTCTTGTGTTTCCGGTTGTATTTGATGATATGATTATCATTTGAACTCCGGAACCgcttaaatttctttttttttataatagctacaaactatacaaaataagaaaagtaCTTACGTCTAATAGTATTATACTACTACTtgaagtattgtataatctgtcATATACACttcgtaataaattaattg
Encoded proteins:
- the Pex3 gene encoding peroxisomal biogenesis factor 3 — translated: MFSSIRNFLHRHRRKFIITGAVFGGLYLLTSYAQKRLRAWQEKEAKKFFEMTRKKQHFESTERTCNQTILSLSKIVSESILKVLNTEDIVQKLQENPDNKLALWEQLKIMIFTRICVLVYALCILQVTLRVQLNVIGGYLYKDSVHEDEPLIDSELQAKYLSLCHHFVGPGVEDLIKQIEKAVKRVVEPVSLKKKITLQEVEQMFWSIQTILCTDTTEGNPVKNMVHYLVGHVEINEAKLDTIVKETMDILESEEVTSIAMTSVSRSFSSVIDEVANLFVTKSTPITKNDLELNEHVVTNGALKLGAPLEPFVDINKVELHFVKLLPVVNELITKNTCRDNTNIPDLLTQQLTLNDKLKLLGANIYEVFSSA
- the LOC128678451 gene encoding proteasome assembly chaperone 2, whose amino-acid sequence is MAESNIWKFIDESELSEYTLIVPSVAVGNVGQLACDLLISSLDMKKIASLYSPALIPVLGYDPYDLNSDNLSSCCEIYKSSSRNLVVLQLRAPLVYKYARSYLEDIVQKFQEKGIKDVIILTSSYAHEKKHILTSPFRYIASETSPHKSKIKTLNWQEHEFVDTSVKIYGGGFASLLYDICLNNSVPCLILYKYSSEGDNIPDAYEMINYLSSIVTLFSQKSDVVSQLVQPVSWKLLFGRPPPTDIY